The Amycolatopsis methanolica 239 nucleotide sequence GCTGGCTCAGTGGAACGAGTCGCCGCAGGCGCAGGAGCCCGTGGCGTTCGGGTTCTCGATGGTGAAGCCCTGCTTCTCGATCGAGTCGACGAAGTCGATCACCGCACCCTCGACGTACGGCGCGCTCATGCGGTCGACCGCCACGCGCAGGCCGTCGAAGTCGCGGAACAGGTCGCCGTCGAGCGTGCGCTCGTCGAAGAACAGCTGGTAACGCAGGCCCGCGCAACCACCGGGCTGGACCGCGATGCGCAGGTGCATGTCGTCGCGGCCTTCCTGCTCGAGCAGGGCCTTCGCCTTGCTCGCCGCGGCGTCGCTCAACGTGACGCCGTGGGTGGCCTCGGCCTCGGCCTGCGTGCTGGTCTGCTCAGCGGCAGTCATAGCTCTCCCTCGGGGTCTTGCCGTGCACCGGGTGGGGGGTGCTCCTCCCTACTGGAACACCGGTGCCACCCGTTCTGTTCCCGGGCTGGTTCCCGCCTTGGCGCTGAACCCATGGTTACACATCGGCGAGGGGGTTGAACACGCACGCCGCTGTCTGGAATAAGCTGGTTGGGTGAGGTT carries:
- a CDS encoding HesB/IscA family protein gives rise to the protein MTAAEQTSTQAEAEATHGVTLSDAAASKAKALLEQEGRDDMHLRIAVQPGGCAGLRYQLFFDERTLDGDLFRDFDGLRVAVDRMSAPYVEGAVIDFVDSIEKQGFTIENPNATGSCACGDSFH